The window CGTTTATTTTGACTTACCTTGCCCTTAAGTTGTCTGCTCTATTAGGAATTatgcaaatattttaattattctgtcgctgtattctctataatctgtactgctgttgtgagaagtaatttccacactgcgggactattaaaggttttcttatcttactACTATTTACTTTAACCTGCTGGTTTTGGGTCAGGTGTTTGGCTCCTAAATAACATGAGATCAAGTAATTTATTTTGGTTAAATAAATCAACCTCAAGTGAATACATTAATTTAGATATGAACCTTTATTTACACCAGTCTTCCCTGATTTTTCTTATGATATCTTCTTATCCTAACAAATGTGCGGCATGATGTGTGTAGAACGGGCCAAAACAGGACGTTTACTGACCATAGAGATCCTAATTCTACTCTTGTATAATGCCTCATTCACATTCCGTTGATCAGGTGACATTCAGATCGGAATGGTCTACAGGAAGGAACGTCTGGATGTGGAAGTTATCCGAGCCCGGGGACTTGTGGGTAAACAAGGCAACAAAAACACTCCAGGTGAAATTTCTGCATGTTGCTGTGTCAGATATACACATGAGATCCTGACCCTGAACTACTGTACAGTTGCAGTAGTACACCAATACATGTTTATGCAATACCTTAGTTACtaaaacagattaaataaaTGTGATAGATGTTACTATTCAGTCAGTAACACAAACAACCAAGATTTGTGTTACTAATAGACTGAAACAGCAGGTGCTAATAGAGCTGATGTACCATCCGAAATATTGAATTACCAAAATAGAAACAGAGCAGGTTCTCTGTTCACTATAATAAAGTGACTTGTTACCTTTTGTTTGTTCAGCGCCCTACGTGAAGGTTTACCTGATGGATAATGGCAAGTGCGTGTTGAAGAGAAGAACTCGTCTGGCCAGAAAAACATTGGACCCTctttatcagcagcagctgcagtttgaaGAGAACCCAGAGGGAAAGGTCCTTCAGGTCATACATGCTGTATCTGTTGTTGTTCTCTGCAAGAGATTATGTACATTGAACCCTCATGTCATGGTGCTGATATCAAACATACTGGTCTACCTGTCTGCAGGTCATTGTGTGGGGAGACTATGGGCGCATGGACCACAAATCCTTTATGGGGTCAGCACAGATTCTATTAGACGATCTGGACCTGTCCAACATGGTTATTGGCTGGTTTAAACTGTTTCCAGCTACCTCACTGGTAGATCCTGCTTTGGCCCCATTGACAAATAAGGAAACAGAAGGCAAGTCATAGTGTCAGAGGATTAAAGAATGCATCATCGGACTGGGGAAGCTGGATATGTTGtgccaggagggatctgaaaGAAAAGTCCCACAAtcccccttttctttttgcttgaTTACGTCATACCTGTGACTAGAGTTTCACAATGATGTCACCAGTTGTGGGAAGAAAGCTCTGCCCTGTCTGCAACACAGGATGTGACTCTCCCTTTGAGGAGGGGACTATGCAACACAGAAAGCTGTGAAGAGAGCAGAGGCTGCGTGACCTCCAGCACAGCAGCATGACCAGAAACGACTCACTCAAATGTGTCGCCTGGTATTTGCCATATAGACACAGGACATGAGCCACCAGATCATTTGAGTGTGCATGGAACAGTGACATGAATAAGatgtaaaaaatatgaaaaacaagaaaacaaagaagatTACAGAACATTGCTTGAAAATAAAGCTTTCAAACAGCATGACTGAGACCTCATCAGGTTCAGGTTTTGATGTTACCAAAACATATGCAGTCCTGTTTCTCTGCGGATCTACTGGCTCGACATGGTCGTAATGTTCCACCAACAGCTGGCAGACACCAAGAGTAAGAACTCAAGAATGAAGatgaaaaactatttaaaaaattcAATACACAAGTCTAATTTATGACTgggtttaaataaaatatttaatatggaATTTGATCTTAGGCTCCTAACAGTAAACTCACTGTGGAGCTTCCACCTCTGTTCTGATGCAGTGTTTCCTGAACCCAGTTGTCCGGTACCAGTTGTAGCGTCAGACTTACTGAACACAGCCGATTTGGAAATATCAGCTGTGGGTGGGACAGAAGTACCAGCGAACGCGGTTGATCCTCTGCTCTGATGACTAAAGAGAAGATGCAGACTGAAATATGAACTTTAATCTTCAGTGCTGCTAAAGTGTTGAACtttacacacaaagaaaaacaccaaaacacgGAATCATGCACGTATACAACAGCAAATGAACACAATAAGGAGTTGTCTTATTAACAATAAATAGAGTCCCACTCTCACAGGATCCAGCAACCACAGAACGAAACTATAACAAAGACCATAAATACAGACGGGTCAGTTTGAAAGGCTTTGATCTGAGTAGAGTAGGAACAACACAGGACGTTTACCTGAACCTTCAGACTCTCAAAAGGGATTCTGCTGGCCTGGTTCTGATGCACTCCTCCATTTGAAACATGTTTCACATAATTATTCAAGAAACCAAATGTAGATCTGCGGTAACCGGCTCAGTGGATCTAAAACTGTCACTCCTCTTCCTAACTAACAAATCCAAAATATCAAATGCCAGAAGGAACTGCACACTCTCAGTGTGACGAGAGACTGATCAAGGGCCCAGTGTGAGCAGCACTGTTGTCCATGGTCTGGTTTTATAATATGAaactttaaaatataaaaatgtcaaTAAGTTACCTTAAAACAAAACTTTGTGGCCACAGCACAAACTTTCAGAATAAACCTCAGAGCACCTACTTATCACCTTCCTGAGGAATGAGATGAACCACATGCTGCGGGACGGCAGAGCCCTCAGGCGTCAGGGTCTGAGCTGCCAACAGTCTGTTCACAAACCCATGGTCCAAAATTTAGCCTTAAATGGGCCAATACAATCCTGGATCCTATATTAATTTCAAGCTGCTGAATTTTCCAACTTCATCTATTCTAGGCTTTTGTCTCAGATTGGGACTATACTGATTGGACCTAGAGCTACTGGATTCCAGTGATGACCAGCTTGTCTGAACCATTTTCTATCAACACACAGTGAGACGACAACTTTAGTTTTCATGCAAGATAAAACTCCGGTGCCAGCTCATTAACGTAGCTGCACACAGgtgtaaatgtgaaatgttaTTGTTACCAGGTCTGATCTCAATGAACAGCAGGGTTCAGATAGAACACTGAAACATGTCTGTCAGCAGACGTTGGTTTAATCAACTCCTTCTGTATGCTGCTATGAAATTAACAGGTGATTTACTTTAGCTGACACAGAACGCACACCTGTTCAGCATAGGCTTTCTGGCTACTTCCATCAGTCACGTGACCACCATCATTCATACAACCAGCACCGTTTAGATCAGAGTTCAGTGTTCTCGTTTGTATTCGTACCATTAAGCAGCTCAGGTCAAGTCAGTGTTTGCAAAGTCAGATCAACACATGGAACAAATCAACCTGCAGAGAAGGGGAGTGTTTTAACGGATGGACCAGAGGCGAAGGGTAGGTTGACATGGGTGAAACATCAGTAACATCAAGCCCCTTAGTCATGATCAAAACCTCAAACTTCTAATCCAGCTAACATGCTAAAACATCAGATTTCCAGTTGTAATTGAGGGTGAAGTGAAGCCTTTTCGTCTTGTACTGTCAGAGGATTGCTGACCAGCTAGTTACTGTTTTAACTCATGGTTGGTTTGAGACAGGCTAGTTTAACAGCAGCATGTTAGCAAACCGTAGTTTTAGTCTTAGAAGTGTCAGCATGTTAGCCAGATGAGTTAGCCTGTTAGCAAAGCAGTAGGAGCTCGTCGTCGCTGCTCTCTGTCTTCCCTAAGGCCTCCAGACAGCTGTCAGGAATCTGAGCTGTGTGGACTATACCACAGTGTTCACAGGGACCGTCCCGCCCTGCTTGACCACCGTGTACTCTGTGGTGGCGAGTAGCATGGCCTACGATGGAGGAGGGATGTGGTTCCAGCAGATGTCTGACATCAGTGATcattgaggaggaggaagattcAGAGTCAGACACAGGAATCAGAAGCTccacatcttcttcttcttcttcacctctGCTCACTTGTTGCCGAGTGGCCTCGTCCCCACATCTTCCTGTCTCCAACTGGTGGAGAGGGCTTTGATTGGTCCAGGCTGGGATCTGATGGCTATGGCTGGCTCGGGTCAGGTTCCTAGCAAGACGATGCAGGTTTTGAGCCAAGCGTTGTAGAGTAGAAGTTGGCACTGCCTGGGGTTCTAAGGTGTCACTTTGACATTCAAGATCCGGATTAGATGTTAGTACGTTGACAGGACCGGGAGGGGGTGGAGTCTCTCTGGGGTGGTTGAGACTTTGGTCCCGGCATTGTATTGTGGTCCTAGATGTcgctgacatcactgacatcacagcctccacagcGCTGGAGGGTGGGGTTTTGGTTGGGAGAGGGGCAACTGGACCACCCACAGCACCCAcgcctcgctccctccctcgctcgccctcagTGTCTGTATCATCTGAATCATGAGACAGCAGATCGGAACCAGAGCTCCCAGTGCTTCCAGTACCACCACTGTCTTCCAAGTCAGCAGAGACGAGGGCCAAAGAACCAGACCTCCGAGACCGCGAGAAGGTAAAGAGCCTACGCCACAAGTTGCTGTGACGACTGGAAGAAGGAAGTCTTAGAGAGGTGAAGCTGAGTTGGGAGCGAACGGCAAGACGCAGGTTTTCCAAAACAGAcgcctgaaaacacacaaggtTGAACAATGAAGTCACTTTTTGCTTCCACTTACAGTTCATTgatgccgttttttttttcaattctcCTTATTTACATAGACACAATAAGATCTATGTCAATGTTGGTACACCTATAGCAGTGTACCATGACCTTCACTACCTGGATGTTGCTAGGGTCGCTGTTTATCTGTACCTGGTTCCCAGAACAAACTGGAAAATCCTCCACAGGTGGGATCAATCCCTGGGCAATCAATTGACCATATGATGGTGGTGCCTCTCTCCTCAGTAGCTCTGCCTCCACTCTGGACAGCTGGGTCTCAAATGACCTGCATCAACCAATAAGTATGTCAGTCATTTTTCATTACCCCATTCCCATTTTGGGGGCAAACAGTTTTCATGTGAAAAGATATGAGTGAATTGATCTTCACCTGCGCTCGAACATGCGCAGTGAGTAGAGTTTGCAGGTGCATCCGAGGGCAATGACCAGGAGGAGGCCACAGATGAGGCTACCGATCACAGCAGCGGTAATGACTCGGGTGGGAACAATAACAGGACAGCTCTCCTCATCGCTGCCATCGCCACAGTCGTCCTGAGCATCGCAGACCCATGACTCAAACACGCAACGATTATTCTGCAGAAGTGGAACACATTTAATACTGTAGATTAGTTCTGATGCTTAAAGCAGAGACTAAGTTTTGGACATGTGGTTCCTTGGTACCTTGCAGTGGAAGTTTCCAGGTTggcagaaaaaacagtttttctcATCAGAACCATTGGGGCACCGGTTCTGGTAGTTGCACCGATCAGACCGTGGGTAACAGGCTCCATTTCTAGAGCAGGGGAATTCATCTTCCTGACAGGAAGAACAGTTTGACTCATCCCGACCATTGGGACAGTGCCAGTACCCATCgcagcgctgctgctcagtgtAACAGCCCCAGTTCCCTCCACAGGGAATTTCCCATGGCAGGCAGAACCCATCCACCTGACGTACAGATcaggagcagaacagaaacATGGTAAACAGAAACATCAAATATAGAAACAACCATAGATTCCACTGAACCAAAAATGTTACACACCTGGTAGGTGACGTTAAAGCCTCTGGCAGCGTTGATCTTATCAGCATAGAAGTGAACTCGGAGCTGACCTGATGATGAAACCACGGCCACCGGTGCTCTGGAGTCAAAGGCCGTCAGCACCCTTAGAAGACGACGAGGGTTCTCCTCCAAGCCGTCGTAGACCTTTACATAGTCGCCATAACCTGTTCCATCTAGTTTAAAGTCTGTAAATCTTAAAATGACCTGTGTGAGGACACAGGACAAGAGTTAACATGTAGGACTTGAAGTTCGGTTCGGACCTAGTCCAAATTTCACATCAAATCTCTTGTGGGTAACAGTTACCTTCCTGTGGTCTCCAGTGTCAATTAGCCAGGTGCAGTTACTTCCTGGAGGGTAGAAGTCTGGGTAGTTTGGAGAGTTGAAGGAACCGTAGAAATTTCTCAACCATTCTCCACAGGTGGGAACGTCACAGTCTATCTCATCACCAAGGTCCTGGAATAAcacaaagcaattaaaaaaggAAGATAGAAAAGAAAACCACTCGAGAAAAAGTGAGTTATGGTGCTGGACACCAAATGATGGGTTGTGTAGTCTGTGATGCTTTAAAATGGTGGGCCAGTTACAAGTGATTGAAGTGGTTTAATACCTGGCAGTCGATGCTGCCGTCGCATCGCAGGCTGTGAGGTAGGCAGGTGTAGATGCGGGTGTAGCGTGAGAGGCAGGGGAACTGGTTCAAGCTGCAGGGCTGGAAAGAGAAGGGCGTgtccacacacagctcctcgTCTGAATTGTCACCGCACTCATCCATGGAGTTACAGCGCCACCAGTCTGGGATGCACTTCCCGTTGGAACAATGAAACTGGTCTACGTCACAGCTGGGTGCCTCAGGCTTACCTACAGAAACAAggtattattgtttattatcgCCTTACAGCCTCTTTGTTCACTAGAATCTCTCTAATACAGCTCTACCGCCACGATCTGCCCTGCGAAGAGTTGTGAAGCATACAGATAGAAAGTTTAAATGTGGGAAGTGCATGTTTAGACCTCATAAATCCTCACCAGTGACATAGGACATCCTAAAGCCTTTCCCTGTCAGACTATCGTCAGAATGAAAGTGGATCCAGATGTGGTCCTGAGAAGAGATATAGGGTGGTGGCAGAGATGAACCACAAACTCGTAACCCATCTAGATTCCTGTAGCTGCTGATAGACATCCAGTCTGAGGAACACCGATGGGAACCTTGCAGTTCAAAGTCCTGAAAACTACAGGAGCACAAAAGGAGAAACCATTTAATTCAGCTTAAATTTTGTGTTAGAAACTATTTGTGATCACACATGGTTCTAAATCCATCATCTCTAAGTTTTGACTTCTGGACTCCATTGGGTGGCATTTTTTTAGAAAACAAAATCTCATTGCCACACAGATGacagtcacttactgtatatacaggTATGAGCTGATTAGCTAAAACATGACTCCAttatccagcctggttctgttgaAGGTTTCTTCAGTTAAGAGCTAGTTCTTCCTTTCTACAGATGTTATCAAGACTTGTTAGTGGGCTGGTAGCGCAGAAGGTAGAGCATCAGCCTGGGAAGTACAATATGAtgcctctggcaccaggtgtctctttaagcaagacacttcacactaactCCTTGGGCACTGGCACTGCTCTCCAGGGGATGGGGCAAATAAAGAGGACACGATTTCCCCAAGAAGATcaataaatatgtatgtataaGTATGTATCCCTTATCTATCTATGACCCAATTAAAATATATGTATTAATAAAAAGCTTGCTTAACTGGCATTTGTGGGGTTTTATAGCTGTGATCTTAAACCGTCACTTTCAAAGGTCTGTTGAGATGACATGTGTTGTGAATTGGCGCTTTATaaatgaactgaattgaattaaattgactTCTCTGAATCCACTTCAAAACATGAAACCTGTATTTCATGTTAAGATGCATTGAGCTCATCAAAGTACTGACTTTTGTGGTGTGAAAATGTGAGTGATGAGTTGAGAATAACATAAATGATTCAAAGTTGCATGTGACACTGGTACCTGATGGTGATGGTGTCACCAGGTCTTGCTCTGATGTTCCAGCTGCAGTTCAGTCTGGCTGGGTACTGAAAAGGCCAACCAGGACTGGTGATGACCCCATTGGATGCCCGCAGCAGCTCCGCCACATCACCACAGGCTGGATGTGAACAGAGGGATAGTAAGAGTCACTGTGTGGACGTTTGGTTTGTGCAGATTTGTCAAGGTTGTTATCTCACCATTAGAAATCCCAGACATGTACACATTGTCATTCCTCTGAGAGCCAGCAAAGCATCCTGGAGACACAGTATTAGCAAAGCATATTACGATGCAGGTCAGCCTTTACCCATCCCTTAAACTACACAACAATTAACAGCAGGTTTCTCTGCCATTCAGTCACTAGCAGCTTCATCACGCAAACGCCCAACAAAAAATATTTGCGATGAGATTTTGAGCCAACATCTGTAGATACACAGAACTCACCTGAAAGAATGAGCAGGTACACAGCACATGCAGCGCGGCTCTGCCTGCAGCCTAGTCTGAGGGCCATAGCAACTCAAAATGTCCAAGAGCTGCCAGATTATTGTGGCAACAATGATGACGAAGAAGCTCACTACGGTGACAGTTCCATCTCAGCCacgaatttaaaaaaaagtcaaaattgCCGGGTCTGTTAGCTCGGCATTAGCGACActgacaaacactaaaacaggcTAATCTACTGCTTAATGAGCTAACATAGCTGGCTGCCCTCACATCATAAACTGACCAGCTGAAGGAAACAAAGACGTCTGATCTTTAGCAATCGGCTAAAGTTAGCATCGATTACCCGTTAGCGCATCAGAATCCAAAGGTTAAAGCAGTATTTGCCTGAACACAGCCACTCGTGGCAAATTCAGGCCCCAAATTTGCATCAATTAAAATCACAAAACAGTAGCTTATAAATATGAGTTCGCTCTGCCGCTATAGAAACTAGTTAAAGCGAAGCTAACAGCCGGGGCTAAAAGGGTATTAAAAACGCTCATTGGCAGAAACATACTAAAAACAAATGGGCTTCTacactagaaacacaaaacGTTATAGATGTCTACGCTACACCTGCTCAAAAGCCAGCAAACAGCGCAGCGATGTATTCATCTCCAGCGTCGCTGTTTGTCGGCCTCAGTATTAACATTTAGCTGTTAGCTTCGGTCCGATCTCAACAACAACAGTTCAGAGCTGCATAGTAATCCTAGCCCCTTACACGTAGCGTGACGTAAGAACATTTAGAGTTTCTTCTTTCACACatatcaaaacaataaaaaaaggttcaaaAATAACCTAGAGGAGCTCATTAGTAGTTATAACGTCAGACTAATATTGGACCTAAAAGATTACTCGGACCATTTAAACTGAGTATCGTTAATCATTTTCCTAAATTTctattatctatctatctatctatctatctatctatctatctatctatctatctatctatctatctatctatctatctatctatctatctatctatctatctatctatctatctatctatctatctatctatctatctattattattattattattatgttttacaAAAATATATCCAGTTCTAGTATTGTCTATCCCTCTGTTTCTGGAGGGTTCCAGATATCAAAAAGTGTGCGCCAAGGATGCCCCTATTTCTTGTTATTCATTTCTGATAACTGCAGAACTTTTGTTTTTGAACGTGACAAATACAAAATTAGAATAAGAATAACCTTTTAATTGCCAaatttgcacaggacaaccaaagAATTAGTTGCGGTGtgactctgtctttgttccctcttatTGTATGAACacaaattatttacaatttttattagagttatttacacaaaataaatacCTACACTGCAGCTCACAATGTCACTTTCTGGTTATTGCACATGTATGGGTATACAGCACTGAGTCATTGTGTTTTGTAACTGGTAAAGATCAGGTCAGGCACAGCCTGGGAGAAAAAGCTGACTCTGTATCTGGTGGTTCTTGTGGCCATTGCTTTGTGACGCCTGccactgtttgtgtgcagtgtgtgtggggttAGCAGCAATGCTGACAGCCTGTTTTATTGAGTCTGGACCAGTACATGGTACAatggaaggaagctcagtcccattAATCTTCTCTGGTGACCGGACCACccactgcagtctgtgtctgtcctgtttggtggctgaaccaaaccaaacagtgatggaggtgcagagatGGAGGATTTCACAGATGGATTCCTTGAGGCGCAGTCGTTAGTGTACACAGACCTGAGGTGCGCCTGTGCTGATAGTGTGGGTACCAGATGTAATGCTGCCTAGTCAGTCAgtaagctcctgatccactgacacATGGAATCAGGTAACTCAACTCAATTAAATTCACTTTTACTTATATATTGCcaaatcatccatccatccatcctctaCCGCTTATTTCCATGCgggggtcacgggtggtgctggagcctatcctagCTGTCTTTGGGTTTACAACcaggacaggttgccagtccatcgcagggcaacacacagacagacaaccattcacacaaacacttatGTTATCCTCTTCCtgctttagtgatggtaatggtatctgtaataagtgtacgctagttgcaggtttggaggcgaGGCTGTTAGACTTAGTTTCGGCTTCGCCTCtcagaaaacaggccagctagccaggcccctTTAGCCGGGCgtagcctcctagcttagctgctactaGTCCCTCAACAGGCCAAGAGCAGCTGGGTCATGACCGGGTGAcagctcgtaagaaacgtagctttagacAGGCGCCCACGATTCACCACCAACctcttcacgtttcaaacagattttccccactcagcgacacacccgctgagaaacccactctgatcattggtgactccatagtccaaaacgtgaagttagagaatccagcggtcatagttaagtgtgtGCCTCAAACCCTCAAAAATAATAACTTTTGCGGCACATTCATTGAGCCTGCAAAATCACAGTAATTTACATATCTAAAACAATTTCAGTGCCAAAACAATAAACCAACATCCCGATGCTACAGTGGGCAACATTGACatgtactgtcaggttttcgttcttggttttattttgaaaggacttttctgttttcgatcccagtttcctgttttattttggtagtctcccggtctctgttttgtgttctagcttcacttccgggttatgtcacgtcacagctgttcttgtttcacccggtcattattcacacctgcacgtcatcagtaatcgagtcccgttgtatttaaccaccacctgtgtccttagttccctgccagattgttgtgtttcttcagtgccccagtttcatcagcgtattcgagttccatgagtgtatgcatgtttcatcgcctgaccctggactgctactgaccgtgagtttgtctcatccctgcctgtactttcgctgagcctctttgtgtacgaaccctgcctggacattggactcgagattgcctgctccccttgtttctgctttaagccctcccgtgtatgacctggaccgtctgaccgtgctttggaaaataaacttccttttgatcataaccctgcctccgtgctgcgcatgtgggtcctttcactGCCGCCCcttgacagaacaatctggccaaacttggacccagccagcacttagcctccggtcaggtcagtgactgtttttccttgttttttttacggcgagtataactctcccgcggaagtatggagtttacctgcgccgagctacccagcgacctacatgtttatttcgagatcctcgcggaggattaccgacgggctagtaacccgaaggaccagcgctgcgccgtggaggtggcgatattgacgctggaggacgatgacaccgcgttagatcaccccagtgttcgtcgcctctatgagcgactgtgcgcgaagtctgacgagctaagcgacgcgctctgcaccacgccagcgccggtcgcaccgccgatggtttcggtttcctcctccccgccccgtcggatcgtcgtgcctgcaccaacctgcccagctccatggttgtttccctgggaggatttcctgctcccacacggtcctcagtctccagtccagccgcgcgctgctcagtctccagtccagccgcgcgctgctcagtctccagttcagccgcgcgctgctcagtctccagtccagccgcgcgccgctcagtctccagttcagccgtgttttgcccagtctccagctcagtcgtgtttagcccagtctccagcccagtcgtgtttagcccagtctccagcccagtcgtgtttagcccagtctccagcccagtcgtgtttagcccagtctccagcccagtcgtgtttagcccagtctccagctcagtcgtgtttagcccagtccccagttcagccgcgtgctgcccaatccccagttcagccgcgtgctgcccagtctccagtccagccgagccctgttcagtctccagtccagccgagccccgttcagtcttcagtccagtcgagcccagtcccggttcccgttcagtcgagcccagtcccggttccagttcagtcgagcccagtcccggttccagttcagtcgagcccagtcccggttccagttcagtcgagcccagtccagtcgagcccagtccagtcgagcccagtccagtcgagcccagtccagtcgagcccagtccagtcgagcccagtccagtcgagcccagtacagtcgagcccagcccaggtctcagtccagccgagcccagcccaggtctcagttcagtcgagcccagttcagtcgagtcctgttccggccccagttcagtcgagtcctgttccggccccagttcagtcgagtcctgttccggccccagttcagtcgagtcctgttccggccccagttcagtcgagtcctgttccggccccagttcagtcgagtcctgttccggccccagttcagtcgagtcctgttccggccccagttcagtcgagccacgttcctgtccaggttccagtacagtcgagccacgttcctgtccaggttccagtacagtcgagccacgttcctgtccaggttccagtacagtcgagccacgttcctgtccaggtt is drawn from Betta splendens chromosome 11, fBetSpl5.4, whole genome shotgun sequence and contains these coding sequences:
- the lrp12 gene encoding low-density lipoprotein receptor-related protein 12, with product MALRLGCRQSRAACAVYLLILSGCFAGSQRNDNVYMSGISNACGDVAELLRASNGVITSPGWPFQYPARLNCSWNIRARPGDTITISFQDFELQGSHRCSSDWMSISSYRNLDGLRVCGSSLPPPYISSQDHIWIHFHSDDSLTGKGFRMSYVTGKPEAPSCDVDQFHCSNGKCIPDWWRCNSMDECGDNSDEELCVDTPFSFQPCSLNQFPCLSRYTRIYTCLPHSLRCDGSIDCQDLGDEIDCDVPTCGEWLRNFYGSFNSPNYPDFYPPGSNCTWLIDTGDHRKVILRFTDFKLDGTGYGDYVKVYDGLEENPRRLLRVLTAFDSRAPVAVVSSSGQLRVHFYADKINAARGFNVTYQVDGFCLPWEIPCGGNWGCYTEQQRCDGYWHCPNGRDESNCSSCQEDEFPCSRNGACYPRSDRCNYQNRCPNGSDEKNCFFCQPGNFHCKNNRCVFESWVCDAQDDCGDGSDEESCPVIVPTRVITAAVIGSLICGLLLVIALGCTCKLYSLRMFERRSFETQLSRVEAELLRREAPPSYGQLIAQGLIPPVEDFPVCSGNQASVLENLRLAVRSQLSFTSLRLPSSSRHSNLWRRLFTFSRSRRSGSLALVSADLEDSGGTGSTGSSGSDLLSHDSDDTDTEGERGRERGVGAVGGPVAPLPTKTPPSSAVEAVMSVMSATSRTTIQCRDQSLNHPRETPPPPGPVNVLTSNPDLECQSDTLEPQAVPTSTLQRLAQNLHRLARNLTRASHSHQIPAWTNQSPLHQLETGRCGDEATRQQVSRGEEEEEDVELLIPVSDSESSSSSMITDVRHLLEPHPSSIVGHATRHHRVHGGQAGRDGPCEHCGIVHTAQIPDSCLEALGKTESSDDELLLLC